Genomic segment of Mercurialis annua linkage group LG6, ddMerAnnu1.2, whole genome shotgun sequence:
tttaaatacaaataatacaTGTTAAATACAACTTTAATGGTACATcttaaaatacaccaaaaaaatatattaattacacAAATAATATCTCTCTCAGCTACTGTAATCTAGAATATTAAATACACTATTGTGccatcaattatataaaaaatagagcaaaaaatcagaaaacaatttcaataaatatcatataatgcgtacaaaatacacaaataatacatttttgatacactAATTATACATAAtgtatatcaaaatacacaaataatatatattgaatacaattttaataatacatccacgatacataaataatacatattaaatataattttaataatccatctattttaatataaaaattataatgtataaattatacatcaaacatgtatctataatgtatcataaGTTAACgtttatgttataaaaaaatttagtctgCAATGTATTATGAGAGGGAATACTTTACTCATGGTCTCATTTTCTAATACTCTCTCGaatgtaataattaaattgacttgTGATGAAAGATGAATGAGCGTTAGCATATAAATATCACTTGTATGGGCTACTTCACTAGTTTAAAAATCAATTGATATATCTACgatgtatcaaagatgtatcGGCAATCTATTAttgatgtatttatgatgtatcaataatgtatctacaatgtatcggTGGTGCATCTATGACGTATCAGgtgatgtatctataatgtgTCATTGGTGCATCCAATATttatatacatgatatataaataaaaaaagatgaactaataacaatataatgTCGTCATAAAAAAAGGGTGAACTAGTAACAATATAATCGCGAACTGGGACTGAATGAGTTCATTGCAATAAAAACAAGCAATGGTAAagcaaaaaattgaattaaactcTATCGAATTATGCACTTCCAGCAAATGGATTGAATGATGAGGTTGATGAGGTTTGGTTGCAACGAACTTTCACAATTCTCTCTGGCTGGCAACACCTGGTCACTAGCCACCTTGAACTTTATCCCacgatgtatcagagatgtatcgaTAATGTATCAGAGATAACTTAAATACCTTTTTTATACATCTCAGAGACAGCTTAAatacattttctaaaaaaacgATATACTAAACTTCTTACTAAAGACATTGTTGAAATCATAagctacaaataaaaaaaacacttaagAGATGTTagcaaataataatatactatttatatcacataatgtatataaaaaaatacatctcttaaataatataaatagatgATACATATcggatacataaataatacatcacTTTTTCATTCGCAATGTTATcagattttttaaagaaatgcattgccattcttaaaaaaataaaaaaaaattaaattaaattttattgttaaaaattgaaataaattaatataattaataacataatttttcatccctaaatcaatttaaataacctataaacataatttaatatatcattaattCAAGTATATAgattcaattattaaaacaattcTGACACATGATACATATCATATTTTGACAGATTATTTAAGATTTATGAAAACTAATCTATAATTCAAATCATGCATTTCCACTCTTATATTATGAAATTTGAATTGACAGATAAAATTAAGCATCTAAAGTACAAAATGAGAGGAAGTAAAATCATAAGAAAAAGGCAATACAATAAAgtaatactaaaaataataatcctaagattaaaaaagatatttacCAAATTAGAAACAGATTGAAAATTCCTTGTCTGCTTCCCATCCATCACCATAAACAGTCAAAAGTTTCTTTCTCACTGCCTAAATTAATGTCCCTTAATTTCGTTAATTACTAAAGATTACTATAATATTACAATACTTTTTCAATGTTGTCGAACAAAGACCCACCTCCTGCTcctccaccaccaccgccaTTATCCCCTCCATCATCAAAGACCCACCTCCTATTCCACCACCTACTTCTCCTCTGCCGCAGCCTCCTCTGTTGACCGGATTAGAAGTGGACAGATCCATCATCATCGTCGTCATATCATCCGGTAACCGGAAGCTCATTTCCGAATGCGCCCTTCTATGGTACAGCCCTGCCGGTCGTACACCGGTGAACATTGACGCAGATGAAGATACTGCCGGCACAGCCGCATTTGATTTAGAATGTGGATGATGggttttcattttaaaatcttaattttgtgatttttaatttatataatttcttgTTATTGTTATGAGTATTGTCATTTATGATTTAGAATGTGGATCTTGGGttattctcttcttcttccACCATTATTGGCGTTGGGGAGAGTGTGTGTTGTCGAACTGAAAAAGAAAATCTCAACATGTGTTGatctatcaaacaaaaattaaatcaagGCAGACACATGTAAGGCTTAGATGATTTATGTAGAGCATGTAAATTAATTCCGTTATTAGCTTTTTAAAGTAATCAATAAGTTAGCATAGGTGAAAGAAATAAACAGACTTagcatttttataataaatgacCGAAATTAGCCTAATTGCGTAATTTTTCCTATAATGATAGCCAAAGATATAGCACTGATCCAAGTACATATGGGGCCCGACCTATCTTTATGAGTCTGGATTTatgtttctgattttttttccgCTCACACTTTGCGGTAATCTAATCCacttattatttatctaaaaaaatagttaaatttaggcttaattatttaaaaaccattcaccttaaacttttttttcgtttataccatgacctaggaaaaaattcatttataccctgacgtatgtatttatgtttcacctctaccccgaggcactaaattaacctcttttcattaagaaaaaagtttaaaataatttttcatttttaacctaaactaattagagattaattagaaatgaatttttttctaaatgaaggactattttaaacttttttttaaatgaaaagaggttaatttaatgcttcggggtagaggtgaaacataaacacatacgtcagggtataaatgaactttttcctaagtcagggtataaacgaaaaaaaagttaaaggtgggtggtttttaagtaattaagccttaaatttATATGTCTTATTGATTATTAccttataaatttataacatttttaatgaGATATTACTAAGCCACTGTGAGAGCTCATGTGACTAAAATTTTTAAGTGTATTTCGGACGTTTTGGCTTCGAACCTTAGtagaattaaataatttaaggtTAATTTAGCATCTAATATAACTACTAATAACTGATGTAATTAGATTATACTtactaaaaaacaaaaaacatgtatttatttatttttatattataaagccaacttaaataaaaagtataagATAGGCTAAGCTCATAAGCGAACCATTGTCCCATATCATGTTGCCGCCAGAAGCAGAACCCTGCATTTCTTCAAGATAATCAACTAATTGTTTGAGAGCAACTAGAAATAGATTTTTAACCAGAAAGAATCCCTAAAGTCCTTGTATTattgtcattttaattaaaaaaaacccattatacttacagtttTACAATAATTATATAATGGGATAATGTAAAagaaaatcacaaactttacatgttttttcatttttaatcatacagtttaaattttgtcactttcatacacgaactaccacttgttttcaaattcattCACGGTGCTGAAATATctcggctccattggtgtaatttactgaggtggaggtcattttacatcaatgaatgagtgccacatcagcgccatgtatgaatttggaaaaaatggCAGTTCGTGCATgtaaatgacaaaatttaaactgcttggtttaaatgaaaaaatatacaaatttcgtgattttttttgacattaatctTATATTTACAAGAAAATTGTTATACTTCAATAAGAAAAaccattatttttttttatttttaggcttaatcatcTAACAACACCcaaactttaattaattaatttatttatatcgagaactttcaaaatcttcaattttaggcagttttttatttttcaatttcaattatagccatatgtttaaattaaaatgaaaaaaaattaaatatacttttcatattatttcattttattataatttattttttaccatCAAAAATTCCAAATATGAAGTAATATGAAACGTATATTTCCActcaaatttaaacaaatggctATAATTGAAAGTGCAAAATGAGAAATTGgctaaaattaaagattttgaCTATAAACgaaaaagattgaaaatttggaattttttatgattaagtCTTATTTTTATTGATGAATCATATATAAAGAAACTACAAAAATCATGTAGGAGAGAACAAGTTTTTGTTATTAAATTGGACTTCAGAAAAGCCTTTGATACAATTTCTTggaatttgattttgaaaaccTTGCACATGATGAACTTTGATTCGAAGTGGACTAGCTGGATCTCTTCTTGCTTTGATTCGGCCCAGCTGTCAGTTTTACTGAATGGGAGTCCGACCGATAACTTCTTTATGGGAAGAGGGGTTCGGTAGGGTGATCCGTTTCTCCAATGTTTTTTGTGTTGGCGGTTGAGTCTTTACGAGCCATTTTATCGAAAGCCACTGATTCAGGGCTGCTCTTTGGGGTTCATATTGATGGTTTATCTGATCCTATTTCCATTCTTCAGTTTACAGGCGACACGCTGCTCTCTGTTCCTAATGACTTGTTAATGATTGAGAACCTTCTTCGCATTTTGCGATGCTTTGAACTGATCTCAGGGTTTAAGATTAATTATTAGAAATCTTATATATTCGGCATTAATGTTGATGATACCTCTCTTTCTCGGACATCTGACATCTTGAATTGCAAAGTTGAAACGCTACCCATCACCTATTTGGGACTCCCTTTATTAGATAGATCGATTGGGCGTAGGCTTTGGGATCCGGTAATCAACAATTTTACATCTCAGCTGTCTTCGTGGAGTGGTAACCTTTTATCTCATGCAGGTAGACTAATACTCGTCAAATCTGTCATGTGTAGTTTACCTGTCTATTATCTTGGCTCTCTTCGTATTCCCCATTCTGTTGGGGCTGTTTTGGATTGGATAATGAGAAGGTTACTTTGGCATGGAAGAGTGGATAGTCAGGGCTTTAGCAAAGTTTCTCGGGTAGATGTTTGTGCTCCTTTCAGCATCGTTGGCTTTAACATTACCCCTTTTCGTACTAAAAACAGCTGTGTGCTTATGAAAAGGGTGTGGAAATTGATGATTTGTGACAAAAACTCCCTTTGTTTTACGGTTGATTCGAATAGTACTTCTTTATTCTCTTGGTATTATATTGAATCGGTTAATATGCTTCACCTTTCACACTTATGGAAAGGGATTTTTAACATTTGTGTGAAGGATAAGGTTATATGGTGCACTTTCTTGGAGTCGGATGATGTTGCAATTAGAGATGGAATTTTTACTAGATTCTGGAAGGACCGTTGGCTGTCGATTCCTCTTTGTTCTCAGTTTCTGGATCTCTATCGTTTATGTAACAATCAAGACGCTATGGTTTCTACTGTTTTTAATGACCAGCTTCAGAATTTCAGCAACATTACTTGGTCCAGATGTCTTCGTATTGGTGAACAGGACCGTCTTCAAGCGATGTTGACCTGCTGGCTGCTCAAAGTCCTCTTTAACAACGTCCAGATGTTTTCTTCTGACAGAATCATCAGCAGTTCACCTCCGCTTCCATGAACAAGCTATTGTAAGCGTCTTCAGCTCATAATCATCCTCAGGTCTCAATCCTTGCACAACAGGTCTGGAAGGAACCTATTCCTCCTcgaatacaattttatttttggttgtTAGCTCGGGATCGAATTTCATCAAATCTTTCTTTGGTTAGACGAGGCATTCTTCAAGACAATTAGGCCCATTATTCCCTTTGTCAGTTAGAGGAATATAGTCTTCATATTGTTCTTCACTTCGCCTGGGGTTTTTGGTCGAGTATTCTTTTAAAATGTCATCTTAGTTGGGTTGCTCAAGATTCTTTAGAACACTTCTTTTATTTCTGGATTTCTTTAGCAGCAGGACGACATCGTTCTCTTTGGAAGTTAATTTGTTTTTTCGCAGTTTGGCACCTTTGGAAAGCTAGGAACAAACGTGTCTTCAAGAACGAAACAGAAGATTTGAACAACTTGATTTTTCTGACTATTTGCAAGGCGGTGGAGTTTTATCGTGCTAGGAATCAAAACTTCTCATTTAATGAGAATGATGTTTTTATGTCTATTgactttttttgtaattattccTAGTTTCTGATTATTATTTTGCCACTCGCACTTTGCGGGGGATCTAATCCACTtatcatttatttaaaaaaaactagttAAATTTATATGTCTTATTGGTTATTACCTTATAAgtttataacatttttaatgaGATATTGTGTTAGTAAGAGCTCATGTGGCTAGATTTTTTAAGTGTATTTCGGACGTTTTAGTTTCGAACCTTAGtagaattaaataatttaaggtTAATTTAGCATCTAACGTAACTACTAATAACTAATGTAATTAGATTATACTtactaaaaaacaaaaaaaaatcatatttatttatttctacaTTATAAAGCCAACTTAATAAAAAAGTATGAGATAGGCTAAGCTCATAAGCCAACTTAAAAAATCATGTTGCCGCCAGAAGCAGAACCCTGCATTTCTTCAAGATAATCAATTAATTGTTTCAGAgcaactattttttttctttatagtATGGTTCCTCCATAAGAACACTGAACGACCAGCTTCGCAGAGGAGCTCTCTCCCCAGCCCACAGCATAGTGTGGAATCTGGATCGTAGAGCACCATTTCTTTTAGATATAAAGGTGTTCTGACTCTATTGGATTAAGTCATAACCTACGCCTTCTACTAGTATACTACTATGGAGAGACTAAGCTGAGAGTACGAATACCCCAAGTAGTACAGATCTTTCCCTAAAGTCTGGTGCCGACGAGTCCCGCTGAGTAAGGACCATCTCTGAATGAATAAGAAGAGTACAGAGTCGCAGGAACTCGACAGAAGTCAATTGCCATCCTGTGCAAGCTCCAACTGACTGATGCAGGAATGGATGAGGGAGATTTCGAGTCAGTGTGCAACATAGGACGTCTTGCAGAGCCTAAGTCgccattttctcattttaatcacgcagtttaaattttctcatttttatgcacgaactacaaactttttctcaaattcatgcaaggtactgaggtggcactcattcattggtgtaaaatgacctccacctcagcgaattacaccaatggaactGTGACagctcagcaccgtgtatgaatttgaaaaaaaatggtagttcgtgcatgaaaatgaaaaaatttaaactgcgtgattaaaatgagaaaacgtgtaaagttcgtgaatttttttgacataataacccttaaaaaaaaccattatacttacagttttacaataataatataatggGATAATGTCAAgcaaaatcacgaactttacatattttttcatttttaatcatataacagtttaatttttttcattttcatacacgaactaccactttttttcaaattcattcaCGGTGCTGAGATGTttcggctccattggtgtaattcactgaggtggaggtcattttacactaataaatgagtgccacatcagcgccgtgtatgaatttggaaaaaaatggtagttcgtgcatgtaaatgacaaaatttaaactgcgtgattaaaatgaaaaaataaatgaaattcgtgattttttttatattaatcttATATTTATAAGAAAGTTATTTTACTTCAATAAGAAAAACcattaaacatttttatttttaggcttGATTAATCATCTAACAACACccaaactttaatttatttatttatttatattcagaactttcaaaatcttctattttagccaatttttatttttcaatttcaattatagccatatgtttaaattaaagtgaaaaaaaaaattaaatatacttttcatattatttcattttattataatttatttttttaccatcaaaaattccaaatatataatatgaaacatatatTTTCActcaaatttaaacaaatggctataattgaaactgCAAAATGAGAAACTACAAaacgaaaaaaattgaaaatttgggATTTTTTTTATGGTTAAGTCTTATTTTTATTGACGAATCATATAAAGAAACTACAAAAATCACGTAGGAGTCAAAAAATTGCAAAGCAACTAACCCAATTGATAGtacacatttaaaaaaaatgtttgataaatttcaacagacatatataaacataaaaaataagagCTAAAAAATGTGTGAGTAAGAACAAGTGCAGTATATACCCtcaaagaaaaaatgaaaaccCCACCATATACAAATTAATGCCGAAACATTTGGAATCCATGTACTAGGGACAAAGCGTTAATTCAAATAAGGTTGAACGTGATGAAATATTCCATTAATTTGCTTCTTCATGTGTCTATTCTAAAAGAAAAGGAGTATATTATATGCATGGAAATGAAGGAAAGAAAATATATAGTTATAATATGTGAGTCTCTAACAAGGCTTCCCAATATAACAGTCAAGAGCTCCGGCGTAGCGAGTGATTCTTGTGACGAATGTTCCTGGCTTCGATTTTATTAATTGTAGCCTTGAGAAGTCATGTAATACCGCCTTTCCGGATTCCTGAAAAAACGCTCCGTTCATCATCAAATCTCTGTCTGATCTCCAGTTCCAATTCTTCCATTCGTCCTCTAATGCGTAATCCCTCTTTGTCACCTGTATTCGTTCAAAATTAACCATCAAGCTACTGCTATATTCAGTGGCGGACCCAGAAATTTTTAATAAAGTGGGCGAGACTGTATTAAAGTAATTACCTCTTTAGAGAAGAGATTATCAGGAGCAATAAAACGGTTGCCCTGGCTGATGATGGTAGGTTTTTGGCTACCGCCAATGGCGTACATAAGCCAATGAGTGTAGTCATTATTGACAACATGGAAGAAACCATATCTGCACCTCGGCATTCGCTGCACCAATCCCCTTCCGAAGTGGTTGAATGCTACTGTCACCTGCATTATTGAATCATCCGAATAGCTATCGCTTGCTCCGAACAACATAACCTCGTTATGCTTTGTGAAATGGCAGTTGGAGATGGTAATAGAAGTTGATCCCATGATGGCATCAATGATACCATCCTGGCAGTTGGACATGGAAACATGATCGATCCAAATATTAGAAGATCCAAATATGGAAATGCCATCACCGTCACTTTGTGTCCTGAATCCATAATGATCGACAGAATCTCTAATAAGGCCACCATTGCCAGCAACAATGTCATGAATCCGAATATTATGGATGATCACGTTCTTAATGAACTGGAGAGTCAGACCAGCGCCGCCAACAATGTGTATATTTGCTCCTCTACCGTCGATAGTTTTGTCGCTCGAAATCATCAATTCTTGGTTGAGTCGAATAATCATACTATGCGCGAAAATGATCCAAAGGGGTCCGTTCTGGATAACTGCGTGGCGTATGGTTCCGGGTTTAGGGTTGATCATGTCATTGTCAGAAGGATCATTGACGATGTAAATCTTTCCGTCCCTTCCGCCGGTAGTTGTATGGCCGAAGCCGAGAACACAATCCACAATTTTCTTTCTGTTGATAGCCCAGTTAGGGTCGCACCGCCAGCATCTATCAATTGGGTTGGTTGCTTTGCATGGTCCGCCACCTTTTCTTCTCATCAAATTCCTTCTTGTGCCGTTGCTATAACCTGCTACAGCCCTACATCCAACAtttggaacaaaaccaaaatagCTATTATTACCACACAAACCCAAATAGAAACATTTTCGAAACGGAACACACAACTTCATAGATTTTAACCCATATCAAACGATAATAATATAATCTGTGGCATTTTCTAAAAGATGAATAGGTTTAGACGAATCGTAAAGCAAATGCAGAACTCACTTGTTAACTTGGTAATTAAGCTGGTTGGTAACGTTATAAGGATCAGGATTATAAGAATTATAGGCAGCTTCACGAGCAACTTCCGCTCTATGCTTCCAATATTCATCGAATTCGCCTATATTCGCTTCCAATCCGCCAACTATCACCGCTATCACCACCACAAACAAACTTCTCCTCATCTTTTCTTCTAAACtttctttgtttttcttgtttttctaCGGCCAAATTCCGAGGAGGCTACAGCCTCCGTACTCCAAGATGGAAGCTGAGAGCCGTCGTGTTAGAGAATGGTTTCCCTTCGTTTGTCCTGCTCAGGATTGGCAAATACTTATTATAGAGCTCATGCAGTTTATATAATCATAACTGGATTCAAATCCCAAATTAGCCATTTATGAGCAAATTGTGGACAACCACTTCTGGTTTTATGGTTACCTATTTCTGGCATTTTTTCTAGTTATCTCTTatctttttatcttttgttaGGTAATTTTTGCTAGATTTTCTTCACTCGTCCATCATTCACTTCATCGTTTTTAATCCAATGGCTTCAATCATGTATAtcaacttttatttcttttttgtcTCTATTATTTTGAGTCACGAAATGTGCTTTAATTTGATTGCATGTCCGACTATTAAGGATTAATGATGTCCCAAAAACCATTGGCTAGGAGTATCAACTCATAAACAATCGCTGGataccatttttatttttataattagatggttatgaattttgaatatttttatttaattttataaataatttatttttatttttataattagatggttatgaattttgaattttttttctgacttgttttatttacgaaaaataccttttttattttttaatttcacaaataccttattcggtttttaatttcggttttcggttttccGGTCCAGTTGACTGGACCGACCAAACCAACTGAAACAACCGATTGCACAAccctatttttcagtttttaataatttatttattttttatagatttttttcctgtatttgttttatatagtgtaacaatagtgtatatatggtgtttttatagtgtaaaattagtgtatatataatatatttataatgtatatatagtgtatatatactgcatttatagtgtatttatggcattttgtagtgtatTTTGTAGTctacaccatgaaacactgcgAATACActataaacactgcaaatacaccataaacactgtaaatgcaacataaatatactaaaaacggcaaaaatacactataaatacaccaaaaatatactaaacgtaaatatattataaaattactacaaatgcaccataaattaatttgtttacaaaatcagtagcaataaaaaaatcaatgaataagagaaagacaaaataaataattatatgtataatacaacaattttataaacaaaaaattataaatttacaataatttatttataaaatatttaaatcattaaaaaaacctaaaaaattacacaaatctaaaaacgatcgagaaatccatagcacgaacggaagagacgaacggaaaaacgaccggaaatgacgagaaatccatcggaagtagacaaACGGAAGCGCGAATGGAaaaacgaacggaaaagacgaacggaaaagtaaccggaggagataaactgaaaaatcaaacgaaaaaaaagaagaaaagaagatatAACTTtgagagagagaagagagagagaaaaaagtggCTATATAAAAGTTTAACCTGAAATGAGATAagatttttatatatgt
This window contains:
- the LOC126685924 gene encoding pectate lyase-like; translation: MRRSLFVVVIAVIVGGLEANIGEFDEYWKHRAEVAREAAYNSYNPDPYNVTNQLNYQVNKAVAGYSNGTRRNLMRRKGGGPCKATNPIDRCWRCDPNWAINRKKIVDCVLGFGHTTTGGRDGKIYIVNDPSDNDMINPKPGTIRHAVIQNGPLWIIFAHSMIIRLNQELMISSDKTIDGRGANIHIVGGAGLTLQFIKNVIIHNIRIHDIVAGNGGLIRDSVDHYGFRTQSDGDGISIFGSSNIWIDHVSMSNCQDGIIDAIMGSTSITISNCHFTKHNEVMLFGASDSYSDDSIMQVTVAFNHFGRGLVQRMPRCRYGFFHVVNNDYTHWLMYAIGGSQKPTIISQGNRFIAPDNLFSKEVTKRDYALEDEWKNWNWRSDRDLMMNGAFFQESGKAVLHDFSRLQLIKSKPGTFVTRITRYAGALDCYIGKPC